GGCTCGGTGCGAAGCGCCCGGCAAGGCCGGCGGCCAGCAATGCGCCGATCATGATGCCGAAGTCCATCACGCTGGTGACGTCCTGCCACACCGGCGCGGCGAGCGCCTTGGCGTTGGCCTCGGCCTGCCAGAAAGCCCAGTCGTGCACGGAGAGGCCGAGGGTTTCCGCCGCCTTCGCGCCCCACAGGGCGAAGGCCGAGGTGACACCCCAGGGGCGTCCGGCCAGCGCCAGGGTGGCGAAGTTCAGCAAGGCCAGCGCCACCGCACCCCAGACCAGCGGCCAGGGCCCACGCAGGAAGCGACCCGCCCCGTGTGCACCATTGCTGGCGATCAGCTCCAGCACACCGTGGCGGCGCCGCTCCAGCACCACGCTGACGGTGGCGATGGCGGCGAACAGCGCAAGGCTCAGCGCCAGCGCCGGGAACAGGCCGAGCGACTGCACGATGGAAATCGGCGGCAGCGACGGCAGGGCGAACCACCAGCCGATATGGTGGGTGGCGACCACCGAGCCGACGATGAAGAACAGCAAGGTCACCAGCATCCGCGCATTGCCGCCACCCACGGTGAACAACGTGCCGGAGGCGCAGCCGCCACCGAGCTGCATGCCGATGCCGAAAATGAAGGCGCCGACGATCACCGAAGTCCCGGCCGGCGAGACCAGCCCCTTCACCGGCTCGCCGAACAGCGTGCCGGCAGCCAGCACCGGGAAGAACAGCAGCACCGCCAGCGCCAGCATCACCATCTGCGCGCGCAGGCCGGCGCCGCGGCGCTCGCGGATGAACACGCGCCAGGCGGACGTGAAGCCGAAGGCCGCATGGTAGAGCGTCAGCCCCAATGCACCGCCGACCAGGAACAGCAGGGCCTGGCGACCGCTGACCGCCTGCGCGAGGAACAGCGCCCCCACCAGCAGCAACAGGAAGGCGATCCGGAGTGCGCCGGACTTGCGCTCGGGAACGGTGGACAGGACTAGGCTCATGACGACTCCAGGCGGTGTTTTCGAAGGGGCAGCATTTTAGGGAGCGTAGTGCCCATCGCCAACTTCGTAAGTAGGCTAAGGAAATAGCCGGGGGTTACAAGGCGCCGGGGGGCCTGCACTCAGGCCCAGACCTTGCGCAGTACCCGCAGCGCTTCGGCGATCCGCGTTTCGGGCACGGCCGCGAAGCCCAGTACCAACCCGGCGCGTTGATCTTCCGGCTCGGTGGATTCCGGCAACCAGTAGTCGCTCAGCGCATTCACCTCCACCCCCACGGCCGCCGCGCGCTGCACCAGTTCGCCTTCGCGCTCGCGGCTGTCGACCCGCACGCACAGGTGCAGACCCGCCTCCACCGTCGGCATCGGCGCACAGCCGGCGACCGCCGGCCAGCCACGCAACAGGGCGTCGCGGCGGCTTCGAGCAGCCCGGCGCATGCGGCGGACGTGACGCTGGAAATGCCCCTCGGCGATGAAGTCGGCCATCACCCGCTGGGTGCCGACTTCCGAGTGCCGTACATCCAGCGCGCGACGGCGCGCGAAGGCCTGCGCCAACGCTGGCGGCACCACGAGATAACCCAGGCGCAGCGCCGGGAAGGCGATCTTGCAGAAGGTGCCGACGTAGAGCACCCGATCATGGCGGTCCAGCGCGGCCAGCGGCATCAGCGGCGTCCCGCTGTAGCGGTACTCGCCATCGTAGTCATCCTCGACGATCCAGCCGCCGCTGCGCTCGGCCCACTCCAGCAGCGCCAGGCGCCGCGCCAGGGACAGCGTCACCCCAGTGGGGTATTGGTGCGATGGGGTGACGTAGACCAGCCGGCAGTCCGACAACCCCTCCAGCTGCGCCGTGCACAGGCCCTCGGCATCCACCGGCACGCCATGCAGGCGCGCCCCCGCCGTGGCGAAGGCATGACCGGCAGCGCGGTAGCCGGGGTTCTCGATGGCCGCACCGTCGCCCGCCGTCAGCAGCACCTGGGCGCACAACGCGATGCCCTGCTGGGCGCCGCTGGTGATGATGACCTGCCCGGCGTCGCAGTGCAGGCCGCGGGTGCTGCGCAGGTAGGCGGCGACCAGTTCGCGCAGGCGCTGTTCGCCGGCAGGGTCGCCATAGCCCAGGCAATCCAGCGGCGGATCGCGCCAGAAGCGCGCCTGCAACCGCGCCCAGGTATCGAAGGGGAACAGGTCGAAGGCCGGCACGCCGACGCGGAAGGCGCGCGGCGCGCCAGTGGGGGGCAGCGGCAGGTGATGCCTGGCCAGGCGCTCCAGTGACGGCGCATCCGGGTTGCGTGCCTCGCTGCGCACGGCACCCACCGAGGGCTGAACCCGTTCGGCCACGTACGTGCCATCGCCGGTACGCCCCTCGATGTAACCCTCGGCATACAGCTGCTCGTAGGCACGCACCACGGTATTGCGCGACACACCCAACGCCGCCGCCAGGTCGCGACTGGCCGGCAGGCGCGAGCGTGCCGCCAGGCGACCGTCGAGGATGCGTTCGCGCAGCGCCTGGAACAGTTGTACACCCAGCGGCAACGCGGGATCGAGACAAATACCGGAAGGATTGAAAGGCAGCGGAACGCTCATGGAGGACTTCCAGGACAGCGGCAATGGTTCCTTTGATTTCACCATGAATGGCTCTTTAGCAGAACCAATTCCCAGCCTAGGCTAGAACCATTCCAACCCACGCAAGGCCGTCACCATGTCTTCCGCCATCGAGATCCGCCCGATCACCGCCGACGACCACGCCGCCTGGCTGCCGCTCTGGCAGGGCTACCAGCGCTTCTACAAAACAACCATCCTTGATGCCACCAGCGCCGTCACCTGGCAGCGCTTCCTCGATGCCTCCGAGCCCATGCACGCGGCCCTCGCCTGGCGCGATGGAGTGGCCATCGGCATGGTGCACTTCATCTACCACCGTTCCTGCTGGACCCAGGGCGACTACGTCTACCTGCAGGACCTGTACGTCGCCGAAGGCCAGCGCGGCGACGGCATCGGCGCGGCGCTGATCGAGCACGTCTACGCCGACGCCCGCGCCAATGGCGCTTCACGGGTGCACTGGCTGACCCACGAGAGCAACACCGACGCCATGTTCCTCTACGACCGGATCGCCGATCGCTCCGGCTTCGTCCAGTACCGCAAGATCCTCTGACCCGGAGCGCCCCATGACCGAGCCGCACCCCCTGAACTGGCGCCCGCTCGCCAGCCCCGAACGCCGCGCCCTGCCCGGCCGCTACGTGAACCTGGCGCCCCTGGACCCGGCCACCCACGGCGACGACCTGTGGCAGGCGCTGCAAGGCCCCGACGCCGACCCACTGTTGTGGGACTACCTGGCCTACGGCCCGTTCAGCGAACGGGCGAGCTTCGACGACTGGCTCGCCGGCAACGCCGCCAGCGCCGACCCGATGTTCTTCGCCGTGATCGACCGCGCCAGCGGCCACGCCGTCGGCCTGCTCAGCTTCCTGCGCATCACTCCCAGGGACGGCGTGATCGAGATCGGCCACATCGCCTTCGCTCGCGTCATGCAGCGCACGCCGGCCTCCACCGAGGCGGTCTACCTGCTCGCCCGGCTGGCCTTCGGGCTGGGCTACCGGCGCCTGGAATGGAAGTGCAACGCGCTCAACGCCCGCTCGATGCGCGCTGCACAACGCCTGGGTTTCACCTTCGAGGGCACCTTCCGCCAGCACATGGTGGTGAAGGACCGCAACCGCGACACCGCCTGGTTCGCCATCCTCGACAGCGAGTGGCCGCGTTGCCAGCACGCCTTCGATGCCTGGCTGGACGGGTCCAACTTCGACGCCGAGGGGCGGCAGCGAACGCACCTGGCGGCGCTGCGTCAGCGCTGATCTTTTCATTCTCCGGGAACTGCCCGGCGTGCGGAGGATCGGTGATACTGACTTTTTCCGACCGGAGATCATCATGAGCAGCGATATCCAGACTCCCCGCGTCGAACAGGTGCGGGTCGATGAACTGCCCTGCTGGCGCATCCACACGGCCCACGGGGAAGCCCTGATCGCCCAGCAGGGTGCGCAGCTGCTGAGCTACCAGCCCCATGAACAGCCGCCGCTGGTATGGCTGAGCGAAACCGCCGAGTTTCGCTACGGCCAGTCCCTGCGCGGCGGTGTGCCGGTGTGCTGGCCCTGGTTCGGCAGCCTGGAGCGCAACCCGGTGGATGTCCGTACCGCCTTCACCGGCGACAGCGCCCCGGCCCACGGCCTGGTACGCGCGGTGGACTGGCAACTGGATGACATCGCCGACGAGCAGGGTGAGCTGGCCGTGCACTTCAGCGTCGACGCGCGCCACGGCCTGCCCGGCTGGCCGCACGCGGCGCGCCTGGAACTGGTGATGCGCCTCGGCGAACGCCTGACGCTGGAACTGACCACCCACAACCTCGGCGACAAGCCGCTGCCGGTCAGCCAGGCGCTGCACACCTACTTCGCGGTGAGCAACAGCCGCGAGATCGGCATCGACGGCCTGCAGGGCTGCCGCTACATCGAGACCCTGGAAAACTGGGAAGAGCGCCAGCAACACGGCCTGGTGCGCATCGCCGGGGAAACCGACCGCATCTACCTGGATGTGGAGAAACCCCTGGTGATCCGCGACCCGCTCTGGGAACGAGGCATTCACATCCAGGCCAGCGGCTCGCGCTCGGCGGTGGTGTGGAACCCCTGGATCGACAAGGCCGCGCGCCTGTCGCAGTTCCCCGACGATGCCTGGGAGAACATGCTCTGCATCGAGACCGCGCGGGTCTGGGATGACGTGATGAGCGTCGCGCCGGGGCGCAGCGAGACGATGAAGGTGGAAATCTGGAGCGAGCCGCTGAAAGGCTGAGGCTTGCTCTGCGTAGGAGCGGACTTTGTCCGCGATCCACCGGCAAGGCCGGCGCCGGATCAGGTTCGCGAGCAAGCTCGCTCCTACAGGTTTGCGCCGGCGCGATTTTCGTAAGCGAGCTTGCTCGCGAACCACGTCGGCAGCATTCCAATCGCGGACAGGGTCCGTTCCTGCGAAAACTGGCGGCTACAGATCGCTCTCTTCCACCGGCCGCACCTTGGCGTCGTCGATGGCATAGGCGGCGTCGGCCATGTCGTTGCTGACCGTTTCGACCTTCAGCGTGCCGCTGACCCAGAGGGGGTTGTAGATGTCCTCGATCTGGATGCCCTTGGGATAGCGCACCAGCACGATCTGGTTCGGCGGCGGTGGCGGAACATGGATGCAGGCGCCCGGATAAGGCACCAGGAAGAACGCGGTGACGCGGCCCTTGGCGTCGTTCTCCAGCGGCACCGGGTAGCCGCCCAGCCGCAGCGCCTTGCCGTTCAGAGCGGCGACAGTCTTCGTGGAATACATCACCTGCGGCAACTTCTTGTCGGCCTGCTTCAGGCCTCCCTTGTTGGTGAAGGTGCCGTTGGCCTCGGGGCCAGCATGGGTGATTTCCGGCATGTCTTCCAGCGCCTGGCGGTCGCTCGGCGGCATCAGGGACAGCCAATCGGTTTCGGGAAGTTCGGCGGCGGATGCCAGGGACGTCAGCAGCACCAGGCTGCAGGCAAGCAATGTATGGCGCATCGTGGACTCGAAAGGCCCGCTCGGGCACAGGCAGGAATTTCTCCAGCGCCCTCTCCCGTCATGGGAGAGGGGCGGAAATCACCGTCAATTCTTCTTGATCAGACCGTAAATGACCAGCAGGACGATGGCGCCGATCACTGCGCCGATGAAGCCCGCCGCCTGGCCCACGGCATAGATGCCCAGCGCCTGGCCGCCGTAGGTGGCCAACAGCGAGCCGCCGATGCCGAGCAGGATGGTCATGATCCAGCCCATGCTGTCGTCGCCCGGTTTGATGAAGCGCGCGATGAGTCCGACGATCAAGCCGATGACGATGGTTCCGATTAAGCCCATGACAGTCCCTCCTTGTGGGTTTGAGCGCGGTGGGTGCGCGCTGTCATGGGACAGTGTAGAAAACGCCGGCGTTCCGTGTTCCAGCCACTGGCCAGAGCGATCGGCGGCGCCGCACACCTTCTACCATCGGAGTTCTCCTGAAAATAAGGGCGAAGGTGTAAACCTTATTCAGGACGGGACAGCGGACAGAAAAAAGCCGCGTCGAAACTCGACGCGGCTTTTCCTGGAACGCGGCGTGCGGCGGGGCGTCAGCCGTTGGAGATCAGCGCCTCGACCTCGGCGATGCGCACCTTCAGGGTCGGCAGGTCGGCACTGCGCAGGGTGACGTGGCCGACCTTGCGCCCGGCCTTGAAGGCCTTGCCGTAGTGGTGCAGGTGGCAGTCGGCGATGTTCAGCACGTCGGCCACCGGCGGCACTTCGCCGATGAAGTTGAGCATGGCGCTCTCGCCCACTTTCGCGGTCGAGCCCAGCGGCAGGCCGGCGATGGCCCGCACATGGTTCTCGAACTGGCTGCACTCGGAACCTTCGATGGTCCAGTGGCCGGAGTTGTGCACGCGCGGGGCGATCTCGTTGGCCTTCAGGCCGCCGTCGACCTCGAAGAACTCGAAGGCCATGACGCCGACGTATTCCAGCTTGTCCAGCACGCGGCCGACATAGTTCTCGGCCAGCGCCTGCAGCGGGTGCTCGGTGCTGGCCACGGAGAGGCGCAGGATGCCGTTCTCGTGGGTGTTGTGCACCAGCGGGTAGAAACGGGTTTCGCCGTCGCGGGCGCGTACCGCCACCAGCGAGACTTCGCCGGTGAAGGGCACGAAGCCTTCGAGGATGCAGGGCACGCTGCCCAGTTCGGCGAAGGCGCCGGTGACGTCCTCGGCCTTGCGCAGGACCTTCTGGCCCTTGCCGTCGTAGCCCAGGGTGCGGGTCTTCATCACCGCCGGCAGGCCGATGCTGGCCACCGCGGCGTCGAGGTCGGCCTGGGACTGCACGTCGGCGAAGGCCGGGGTCGGGATCCCCAGGTCCTTGAACATGGACTTCTCGAACCAGCGGTCGCGGGCGATGCGCAGCGACTCGGCGTTCGGGTAGACCGGCACGAACTGCGAGAGGAAGGCCACGGTCTCGGCCGGCACGCTCTCGAACTCGAAGGTCACCAGGTCGACTTCATCGGCCAGCTGGCGCAGGTGGTCCTGGTCGCTGTAATCGGCGCGGATATGCTCGCCGAGCGCTTGCGCGCAGGCGTCCGGCGCCGGATCGAGGAAGGCGAAGTTCATGCCCAGCGGAGTACCCGCCAGGGACAACATGCGGCCGAGCTGACCGCCACCGATGACACCGATTTTCATGGTTCGAGCCTGTGCTTGCTGACACTGTTCGGGGGCGCCGCGCGGGCGCCCATTGCTCACGCGTCGCGCGGGTCCGGATTGTCCAGGACCGATTCGGTCTGGGTGGTACGGAACTGCTTCAGCGCTTCGTGGTACTTCGGGTACTTGCCGCCCAGGATGCTGGCGGCCAGCAACGCTGCGTTGGTGGCGCCGGCCTTGCCGATGGCCAGGGTGGCGACCGGGACGCCCGCGGGCATCTGCACGATGGACAGCAGCGAATCGACGCCCGAGAGCATGGAGGACTGCACCGGCACGCCGAGCACCGGCAGGTGGGTCTTGGCGGCGCACATGCCCGGCAGGTGGGCGGCACCGCCGGCGCCGGCGATGATCACTTCGATGCCGCGACCGTCGGCCTCTTCGGCGTACTGGAAGAGCAGGTCCGGGGTGCGGTGGGCGGAAACCACCTTCACTTCATACGGAATGCCCAGCTTGTCCAGCATGTCCGCGGTGTGGCTCAGGGTGCTCCAGTCGGATTTGGAGCCCATGATCACGCCAACCAGTGCGCTCATCGTCGTGCCTCTCTCAAGTGCGCTCTTGGGCGCGTCAGAAACCAACAAGCCACGCTCGTGAAAGGCGTGGCTTGTACGTGGCCAAACCGGCGGGCAGTGCCGGCTTGAAGGCGGCGCAGTATACCGCAAAGGGCGCGGCGGAGTGCACTGGGCATGACCATTGGTCCCGATTTCGTCATTCCCCGATTGAATCGCCCTGCAGCGACTTCGGAAAAGCTTGCCTCAACTCAAGATGACCTAGTCTCAGAGGCTCAGACTCTTCCGATACATCCCTGCCCGGATGGGGCAGGCACCTCACCCTTCAAGGAGCGAGCGCAATGTCCATGACCCTGCCCACGACCATGAAAGCCGCCGTCGTCCACGCCTTTGGCGAGCCGCTGCGGATCGAGGAAGTCAAAGTCCCGCTGCCCGGCCCCGGGCAGATCCTGGTGAAGATTGAGGCCTCCGGCGTCTGCCACACCGACCTGCACGCCGCCGAAGGCGACTGGCCGGTAAAGCCGAGCCTGCCGTTCATTCCCGGCCATGAAGGCGTCGGTTTCGTCGCCGCGGTCGGCGCCGGCGTCACCCGCGTGAAGGAAGGCGACCGCGTCGGCGTACCCTGGCTGTATACCGCCTGCGGTTGCTGCGAGCACTGCCTGACCGGCTGGGAAACTCTCTGCGAGAGCCAGCAGAACACCGGCTACTCGGTGAACGGCGGCTACGCCGAATACGTGCTGGCGGACCCGAACTACGTCGGCATCCTGCCCAGGGACGTCGGCTTCCTCGAGATCGCGCCGATCCTCTGCGCGGGCGTCACCGTCTACAAGGGCCTGAAGGAAACCGGCGCGCGCCCCGGCCAGTGGGTGGCGATCTCCGGCATCGGCGGCCTCGGCCACGTCGCCGTGCAATACGCCAAGGCCATGGGCCTGCATGTGGTGGCGGTGGACGTGGACGACGCCAAGCTGGAACTGGCCAGGCGCCTGGGCGCCAGCCTGACCGTCAACGCGAAGACGGAAGACCCGGTCGAGGTAGTCCAGCGCGATATCGGCGGCGCCCACGGCGTGCTGGTCACGGCGGTATCCAACAGCGCCTTCGGCCAGGGCATCGGCATGGCTCGCCGGGGCGGCAGCGTGTCGCTGGTCGGCCTGCCGCCGGGCGACTTCCCCACGCCGATCTTCGACGTGGTGCTCAAGGGCCTGCACATCACCGGCTCCATCGTCGGCACCCGCGCCGACCTGCAGGAAGCCCTGGACTTTGCCGGCGAAGGCCTGGTGAAGGCCACCGTCGCCTCCGGCAAGCTGGATGACATCAACGCCATCCTCGACCGTATGCGCGCCGGGCAGATCGAAGGGCGGATCGTCGTCGAGATGTAGGACTCAGGCGCTGGGCTCCCGCGTTCGCGGGAGTGACGGGCGAGGTGTTTTGCCGGGGGCTTTGGAGCGGGGCATTACTTCGCGCCCTCTCCCTTCAGGGAGAGGGCGCTCTTCAGGCCAAGCACCGAAGCCACCAGAAAACACGGTTCGCGAGCAAGCTCGCTCCTACAGTTCAGCACACCACTGCAACGCAACCCCCGAACGGCCAAACCTCCCCGCCTCAGGCGGTCTCCCCCAGCCCCAGCCCGCCCTCCAGCTTGCGCCACAGCAAGCGGATCTGCGCCTTGCGCACCAGGGCACAGCGGTACAGGCGGATTTCCTGCGGGACGATCCAGTGCGGGCCGCCGCACAGCGCCAGCTCGCCGCGCGCCAGCTCCGCCTCCATGCTCAGCCGTGGCACCCAGGCCACGCCCATGCCCTGCAGCGCCATGCTCTTCAGGCTGTCGGCCATCGCCGTTTCATAAACCGTGGTGTAGCGCAGGTTGCGCTGGCGCAGCAGCAGGTTCACCCCGCGACCGAGGAAGGCGCCGGCGCTGTAAGCGAGCAGCGGCACGCTCTGGCCGCTGTCGAGGTCGTAGAGCGGCACGCCGGCGGAGTTCACCGCGCACACCGGCAGCATCTCGGTGCGGCCCAGGTGCAGCGAGGGGAAGACTTCCGGGTCCATCTGCAACGCGGCGTCCGGGTCATAGAAAGCCAGCATCAGGTCGCAGCCGCCTTCGCGCAGCAGGTGCACCGCCTCACCGACGTTGGTCGCCACCAGGCGGCTGGCGATGTTCAGCCCTTCCGAACGCAGGCGGGCGATCCACGCCGGGAAGAAGCCCAGCGCCAGCGAGTGCGCGGCGGCGAACTGCAACACCTCGCCCTGCCCGCCCTCCAGATGGTGCAGGTGACGCACCACCTGGCCGAGCTGCTCGACCACCGCGCGGGCGGTGACCAGGAACAGTTGCCCCGCCTCGGTCAGCTCGATGGGCGTGCGCTGGCGGTTCACCAGCGTCAGCCCGAGGGCGTCCTCCAGGCTGCGAATGCGCCGGCTGAAGGCCGGCTGGGTGACGAAGCGTTTCTCCGCCGCCTGGGAAAAGCTGCGGGTGGCGGCCAGGGTGCTGAAGTCTTCCAGCCATTTGGTTTCGAGGTTCACGTCAACTCCAACGCATTCTCACAAGGTCAGGAGCCGGGCGTGCGTAGCACAGTCACACGCTCGCCGTCATCCATTCGTCACAGGGTACATTATGCCGTTTGTGCATGAGACAGCTTTTAACAGCATTGGCCGACGATCGGCGAAATCCCTAGTCTACCGGGCATCGCGGCACTGGCCGTGTTTCTCCGAGACAATCCCCGTCATGTCCCCTGTTGCATCGTTCCGCATCGAGAAAGACCTCCTCGGCACCCTCGAAGTACCTTCTGACGCCTACTACGGCATTCAGACCCTGCGCGCTGTGAACAACTTCCGCCTCTCGGGCGTGCCGCTGTCGCACTACCCGAAACTGGTCGTAGGCCTGGCGATGGTCAAGCAGGCGGCAGCCGATGCCAACCACCAGCTCGGCCACCTGCCCGCCGAGAAGCACGCCGCCATCAGCGAAGCCTGCGCTCGCCTGATCCGTGGCGACTTCCACGACCAGTTCGTGGTGGACATGATCCAGGGTGGCGCCGGCACCTCGACCAACATGAACGCGAACGAAGTCATTGCGAACATCGCGCTCGAAGCCATGGGCCATGCCAAGGGCGAGTACAAGTACCTGCACCCGAACAACGACGTGAACATGGCGCAGTCGACCAACGACGCGTACCCGACCGCCATCCGCCTGGGCCTGCTGCTCGGCCACGACACCCTGCTGGCCAGCCTCGACAGCCTGATCCAGGCCTTCGCCGCCAAGGGCGAAGAGTTCGCCGGCGTACTGAAGATGGGCCGTACCCAGCTGCAGGACGCGGTGCCGATGACCCTCGGCCAGGAATTCCACGCCTTCGCCACCACCCTGGGCGAAGACCTCGACCGCCTGCGTCGCCTGGCGCCGGAGCTGCTGACCGAGGTGAACCTCGGCGGCACCGCCATCGGTACCGGCATCAACGCCGACCCCGGCTACCAGAAGCTGGCCGTCGAGCGCCTGGCAGCCATCAGCGGCCAGCCGGTCGTCCCGGCCGCCGACCTGATCGAAGCCACCTCCGACATGGGCGCCTTCGTGCTGTTCTCCGGCATGCTCAAGCGCACCGCGGTCAAGCTGTCGAAGATCTGCAACGACCTGCGCCTGCTCTCCAGCGGTCCGCGTACCGGCATCAACGAGATCAACCTGCCGCCGCGCCAGCCGGGCAGCTCGATCATGCCGGGCAAGGTCAACCCGGTGATCCCGGAGGCGGTGAACATGTGCGCCTTCGAAATCATGGGCAACGACCTGGCGCTGACCATCGCGGCCGAAGGCGGCCAGTTGCAGCTGAACGTGATGGAGCCGCTGATCGCCTACAAGGTTCTCGACTCGATCCGCCTGCTCCAGCGCGCGATGGACATGCTGCGCGAGCACTGCATCAGCGGTATCACCGCCAACGTCGAGCGCTGCCATCAGTTGGTGGAGCACAGCATCGGCCTGGTGACCGCGCTGAACCCCTACATCGGCTACGAGAACTCCACCCGTATCGCCAAGACCGCGCTGGAAACCGGCCGCGGCGTCCTGGAACTGGTACGCGAGGAGAAGCTGCTGGACGAGGCCACCCTGGCCGACATCCTCAAGCCGGAAAACATGATCGCCCCGCGCCTGATTCCGCTGCGCGCCTGATCATCCGCCCGGCACGAGCCGGGCACGTCTCACCGGTTGAGGGGGAGTATTCCTCCCTCACCTTTCAGGGATTGGTTACCCCCGATCCCTTCTTTTATACCCGGCGCCGCGGGTTTACCCGCAGCGCCACGTCTCACCGGTTGAGGGGCCTTTTGGCCCACTCTCCTTTAGAAGGGACACCGCTTACCCCGGTGTCCCCTTTTTTTGCCTGCGATTTGGTGGCGAGACACAGGGCGTAAAACCGTTCGCGGTTATCCGACGCAGACTGTAGGAGCGAGCTTGCTCGCGAACACGATCTCACCCCGGTGGTGCCGGTGCAGGATTAGGTTCGCGAGCAATAACGAAGGCGTCCCCCTCGCTCCTACAAAAAGCAGAGATGCGCGGAGATCAGTCCTGCCGCTGCAGGTGATCGAGAATCCGCCGGTTGAGGGCGGCGATACGCTCGACAGTGTCCGCATCGTCGAGCGCCTGGCCCTCTTCGCCGAGCTGGCGAGCGCACAGGTTGAGCGCGGAGAGCACCATCAGTTCATTGCTGGTGACGTAGGGAAATTTCTTCTTGCTGGCGGCGATCTCCGCCTGCAACAGCGCGGCCGCGTCCTGCAGCCGGCGCTCTTCACCGGCCGGCGCCCGGACGCTGTATTCGCGCCCGAGAATGCGCAGGACGCGGACGCCGTCGTCACTCATGCGTGGGCGCGGCTGTCGCTGACGCGGCGGATCAGCGCCTGCAGGCGGGTGGTGGTCGCGTTGTGCTTCTCTTCCTGCTCCATGAGGGACAATTGCAGGCTGTCGTTTTCCTCACGGACCTTGAGCAGCTCTTCGCGCACGGCGGCGTTGTCCTGCACCAGCACGTCATTCTGCTGCAGCAGTTCGGCGACCAGCTGTTCAAGTTGTTCGAGGGTGGAATCGAGCATGGGAGCCTCCGCAAAGCCTTTCAAAGGGTGCGGAGGATAAAGAAAGGGACGCCTCGGGGCCAGCAAAAACGGCGATCTTCGGATAAGCCGCATGCTGTCAATTCAATGGCTTACGAGCTGATTCTCGTGTTATTTCAATAGTTTCCGGCCGCCACCGGGGGTTGGACCGGAAAATCGCGGACTAAGTCCGCTCCTACGGAAATTACCAGGAAGGCAGAGGCGCGATTTTGTAGGAGCGGGCTTGCTCGCGAACAGTGTTTGCCGGCCGCACCGAAGCCGGGCGGGTTCGCGAGCAAGCTCGCTCCTACGAAGAGCAGTTCAGCTCGGTCAGACGCGAATCACACCTTCCTCGCGCAGCAGCTTGAAGATCGCCTCGGCGCCCGCCTCGGGAGACAGGTCCTTGAGCACCTGGCCGGTACCGCCGGAAGCCTTGGCGGTGGCGGCCTTCATCCGTTCGGCGCCGGTCTTGGCCTTGATCACCTTCAGGCGCTTGGGACGCGGGCGCGCGGATTGCAGGTTGCCTTCTGCGAGCAGCGGATCGACCACCACATCCACCTCGGTGGCCTCCAGATAGCCACGGCGGGCCGGGCCGAAGGCGCTTTGCCGGGCGACCGGGGCGGCATTGTCGACGCTGGCGACGAAGGGCAGGCGCACCTTCAGCCGGCGGCGCTGGCCACGGGGCAGTGCCTGCAACACCTGCGCGCTGCCGTTCTCCACCTTTTCCACTTCCGCGAGCCCCACCACCAGCGGCCAGCCCA
This Pseudomonas sp. ATCC 13867 DNA region includes the following protein-coding sequences:
- a CDS encoding 5-(carboxyamino)imidazole ribonucleotide synthase, translated to MKIGVIGGGQLGRMLSLAGTPLGMNFAFLDPAPDACAQALGEHIRADYSDQDHLRQLADEVDLVTFEFESVPAETVAFLSQFVPVYPNAESLRIARDRWFEKSMFKDLGIPTPAFADVQSQADLDAAVASIGLPAVMKTRTLGYDGKGQKVLRKAEDVTGAFAELGSVPCILEGFVPFTGEVSLVAVRARDGETRFYPLVHNTHENGILRLSVASTEHPLQALAENYVGRVLDKLEYVGVMAFEFFEVDGGLKANEIAPRVHNSGHWTIEGSECSQFENHVRAIAGLPLGSTAKVGESAMLNFIGEVPPVADVLNIADCHLHHYGKAFKAGRKVGHVTLRSADLPTLKVRIAEVEALISNG
- the purE gene encoding 5-(carboxyamino)imidazole ribonucleotide mutase, translated to MSALVGVIMGSKSDWSTLSHTADMLDKLGIPYEVKVVSAHRTPDLLFQYAEEADGRGIEVIIAGAGGAAHLPGMCAAKTHLPVLGVPVQSSMLSGVDSLLSIVQMPAGVPVATLAIGKAGATNAALLAASILGGKYPKYHEALKQFRTTQTESVLDNPDPRDA
- the adhP gene encoding alcohol dehydrogenase AdhP, with translation MTLPTTMKAAVVHAFGEPLRIEEVKVPLPGPGQILVKIEASGVCHTDLHAAEGDWPVKPSLPFIPGHEGVGFVAAVGAGVTRVKEGDRVGVPWLYTACGCCEHCLTGWETLCESQQNTGYSVNGGYAEYVLADPNYVGILPRDVGFLEIAPILCAGVTVYKGLKETGARPGQWVAISGIGGLGHVAVQYAKAMGLHVVAVDVDDAKLELARRLGASLTVNAKTEDPVEVVQRDIGGAHGVLVTAVSNSAFGQGIGMARRGGSVSLVGLPPGDFPTPIFDVVLKGLHITGSIVGTRADLQEALDFAGEGLVKATVASGKLDDINAILDRMRAGQIEGRIVVEM
- a CDS encoding LysR substrate-binding domain-containing protein; amino-acid sequence: MNLETKWLEDFSTLAATRSFSQAAEKRFVTQPAFSRRIRSLEDALGLTLVNRQRTPIELTEAGQLFLVTARAVVEQLGQVVRHLHHLEGGQGEVLQFAAAHSLALGFFPAWIARLRSEGLNIASRLVATNVGEAVHLLREGGCDLMLAFYDPDAALQMDPEVFPSLHLGRTEMLPVCAVNSAGVPLYDLDSGQSVPLLAYSAGAFLGRGVNLLLRQRNLRYTTVYETAMADSLKSMALQGMGVAWVPRLSMEAELARGELALCGGPHWIVPQEIRLYRCALVRKAQIRLLWRKLEGGLGLGETA
- a CDS encoding aspartate ammonia-lyase yields the protein MSPVASFRIEKDLLGTLEVPSDAYYGIQTLRAVNNFRLSGVPLSHYPKLVVGLAMVKQAAADANHQLGHLPAEKHAAISEACARLIRGDFHDQFVVDMIQGGAGTSTNMNANEVIANIALEAMGHAKGEYKYLHPNNDVNMAQSTNDAYPTAIRLGLLLGHDTLLASLDSLIQAFAAKGEEFAGVLKMGRTQLQDAVPMTLGQEFHAFATTLGEDLDRLRRLAPELLTEVNLGGTAIGTGINADPGYQKLAVERLAAISGQPVVPAADLIEATSDMGAFVLFSGMLKRTAVKLSKICNDLRLLSSGPRTGINEINLPPRQPGSSIMPGKVNPVIPEAVNMCAFEIMGNDLALTIAAEGGQLQLNVMEPLIAYKVLDSIRLLQRAMDMLREHCISGITANVERCHQLVEHSIGLVTALNPYIGYENSTRIAKTALETGRGVLELVREEKLLDEATLADILKPENMIAPRLIPLRA
- a CDS encoding cell division protein ZapA → MSDDGVRVLRILGREYSVRAPAGEERRLQDAAALLQAEIAASKKKFPYVTSNELMVLSALNLCARQLGEEGQALDDADTVERIAALNRRILDHLQRQD
- the etfB gene encoding electron transfer flavoprotein subunit beta encodes the protein MNDLNIVALVSIGAHPASGRARRADQDARAVELGMSLAGKRLRVVHAGDAGEEALRGYLGMGLDELAVLEQPAGADALPALAAYLGDSDAQLVLTGTQAETGEGSGMLPFLLAERLGWPLVVGLAEVEKVENGSAQVLQALPRGQRRRLKVRLPFVASVDNAAPVARQSAFGPARRGYLEATEVDVVVDPLLAEGNLQSARPRPKRLKVIKAKTGAERMKAATAKASGGTGQVLKDLSPEAGAEAIFKLLREEGVIRV